In Oceanobacillus sp. FSL K6-2867, one DNA window encodes the following:
- a CDS encoding helix-turn-helix domain-containing protein: MFFLAKNPFITFEKEKIYEHVWQLMNVDGNNTVTVHIKSFRNKLRDTIFFYL, from the coding sequence TTGTTTTTTCTTGCTAAGAATCCATTTATTACGTTTGAAAAAGAAAAAATTTATGAGCATGTATGGCAACTGATGAATGTTGATGGCAATAACACAGTAACAGTTCATATTAAAAGCTTTCGCAATAAGCTGAGGGATACTATTTTTTTCTATTTATAG
- a CDS encoding DUF4956 domain-containing protein, with translation METLFQINGNESPIFMSLLAMAIATILSIVITKVYQLTFTGDRYSQNFVHTIIIMSVVVSVVMNVVSGNAGVAFGLFAVFSLIRFRSAVTDAKDIAYIFFGLSVGMTSGLYQFDLAIMLTFFASIIFYLLYKFEYGKGKDSQILKVTVPENLNHENLLDDVFEQFTISHALRQVETTNLGTMIMYTYAIRSKNAVNDKDLLDRIREKNANLKVSLTYMENQD, from the coding sequence ATGGAAACATTATTTCAAATTAATGGTAATGAATCACCAATATTTATGAGTCTATTAGCGATGGCAATCGCTACAATCCTTAGTATTGTTATTACAAAGGTATACCAGCTAACATTTACCGGAGATCGCTACTCACAGAACTTTGTCCATACGATTATTATAATGAGTGTCGTTGTATCCGTTGTCATGAATGTTGTAAGCGGAAATGCTGGAGTGGCATTCGGATTATTTGCAGTATTTTCTTTAATTCGCTTTAGAAGTGCGGTTACAGATGCAAAGGATATCGCCTACATCTTCTTCGGATTATCGGTTGGCATGACGAGCGGCCTCTACCAATTTGATTTGGCGATTATGTTAACCTTTTTTGCCAGTATCATATTCTACTTGCTTTATAAATTCGAATATGGGAAAGGAAAAGATTCACAGATTTTAAAAGTGACTGTGCCAGAAAACTTAAACCACGAAAATCTATTGGATGATGTTTTTGAGCAATTCACAATTAGTCATGCATTGCGCCAGGTTGAGACAACGAATCTTGGAACAATGATTATGTACACCTATGCCATCCGCAGTAAAAATGCAGTGAACGATAAAGACTTACTCGATCGGATTCGTGAGAAAAATGCAAACCTTAAGGTTTCCCTAACATATATGGAAAATCAAGACTAA
- a CDS encoding polyphosphate polymerase domain-containing protein, with translation MAIEIFRRKEQKYLITIGQYEQLIQQISPYMRPDKFGEDGKYTVTSLYFESDDHKIYFETKNKLKYRQKLRLRVYDNIDIHGIAFFEVKQKHKKVVNKRRMLLSLSEAYRYINRQESCIDNYEGSNIQVLREIDYFRHLYRLEPEMVVSYDRHALHCITDPELRITFDFNLRCRNDDLYLENGSYGASFIDSNLVVLEVKVNDSVPLWLTRILQHFNCEQRSASKFCTSLELLKNPALPIGAAKENVTVGGI, from the coding sequence ATGGCAATTGAAATTTTTAGAAGGAAAGAGCAAAAATATTTAATCACAATTGGACAATATGAACAACTAATTCAGCAAATCTCACCTTATATGCGGCCTGATAAGTTTGGTGAGGATGGAAAGTACACTGTTACGAGCCTATACTTCGAAAGTGATGACCACAAAATTTACTTCGAAACAAAGAACAAACTGAAGTATCGGCAAAAACTTCGTTTGCGAGTTTACGATAATATCGACATTCACGGAATTGCATTTTTCGAAGTGAAACAAAAACATAAAAAGGTTGTCAATAAAAGACGAATGCTTCTTTCATTGTCCGAAGCTTACCGCTATATTAACCGTCAGGAGTCTTGTATTGATAATTATGAAGGATCGAATATACAAGTTTTGCGTGAAATTGATTATTTTCGTCATTTATATCGCTTAGAGCCTGAAATGGTTGTCAGCTATGATCGCCATGCACTGCATTGCATAACAGACCCCGAGTTGCGGATTACTTTTGATTTTAATCTGAGATGCAGAAATGATGATCTTTACTTGGAGAATGGTTCATATGGAGCGAGTTTTATCGATTCCAATCTCGTTGTACTTGAAGTAAAAGTGAATGACAGTGTTCCACTGTGGCTTACTCGCATTTTGCAGCATTTCAATTGCGAACAAAGAAGTGCTTCAAAATTTTGCACCAGTCTGGAATTGCTAAAAAATCCAGCACTCCCAATTGGAGCAGCTAAAGAAAATGTTACAGTAGGAGGAATTTAA
- a CDS encoding L-cystine transporter: MDSIYILLNIVVLLALIGLLIWMQKKHFSFTKRVFTGLGAGIVLGAVLQLIYGAGSEVLTETTEWYNIVGRGYISFLMMIVVPIVMVSIIQSIINLERTAELGKMSAWIIGILISTTMVAALIGIGTAVVFDLNADQIEMGQAESERATSLEAQLGDVQEQSAPQRILNFIPSNIFLDMTGERPTSVIAIVIFSIIVGIAVLGVRRKNPEQAEMFTKMVNAVYAVVMRIVTLVLRLTPFGVLALMANTVASTNFAGILELGKFVIASYVALLTMFILHLVLVGVFGLNPFTYLRKAIPVLGFAFTSRSSAGTIPLNIQAQRNSLGVEQGVANMSASFGATMGQNGCAGIYPAMLAVMIAPTIGINPLSPGFIIQLVLIIGISSFGVAGVGGGATFAAIIVLSSMGMPVALAGLLISIEAFIDMGRTALNVNGSMVSGTLTSRILKNLNLKTFNDKNAIEENTSL; the protein is encoded by the coding sequence ATGGACTCTATTTATATTCTATTAAATATAGTTGTGCTGCTGGCACTTATCGGTTTATTAATATGGATGCAGAAAAAGCATTTTTCTTTTACAAAGCGCGTATTCACTGGTTTAGGGGCAGGAATCGTGCTCGGGGCAGTATTACAATTAATATATGGTGCTGGCTCCGAAGTTTTGACAGAAACAACGGAATGGTACAATATTGTTGGGCGAGGCTATATTAGTTTCCTCATGATGATTGTAGTGCCAATTGTTATGGTTTCCATCATTCAATCCATTATTAACTTGGAAAGGACCGCAGAACTTGGTAAGATGTCTGCGTGGATTATCGGAATCCTGATCTCTACTACAATGGTTGCCGCTTTAATCGGAATTGGAACAGCAGTCGTGTTTGACCTGAATGCTGATCAAATTGAAATGGGGCAAGCAGAGTCAGAGCGTGCCACATCGTTAGAAGCACAGTTAGGGGATGTACAAGAGCAATCGGCCCCACAACGAATTCTAAATTTCATTCCATCTAATATTTTCTTGGACATGACAGGCGAAAGACCAACATCCGTTATTGCTATTGTTATTTTCTCTATTATTGTCGGGATTGCAGTACTGGGTGTTCGCAGAAAAAATCCGGAACAAGCAGAGATGTTCACGAAGATGGTTAATGCTGTCTATGCCGTTGTCATGCGTATCGTAACATTAGTATTACGCTTAACTCCATTCGGGGTATTAGCATTAATGGCAAATACAGTAGCAAGCACCAATTTTGCAGGTATCCTGGAGCTTGGTAAATTTGTTATTGCTTCCTATGTTGCATTGCTGACTATGTTTATTCTTCACTTAGTTTTAGTCGGCGTATTCGGCTTAAATCCGTTTACGTATTTAAGAAAAGCAATTCCAGTATTAGGCTTTGCATTTACATCACGCTCCAGCGCAGGAACAATTCCTTTGAATATTCAAGCACAAAGGAATTCACTTGGTGTTGAGCAAGGTGTTGCCAATATGTCAGCTTCATTTGGAGCAACAATGGGGCAAAATGGCTGTGCAGGAATCTATCCTGCCATGCTAGCTGTCATGATTGCGCCAACAATTGGAATAAATCCTCTTTCGCCAGGATTTATTATCCAACTGGTTCTCATTATCGGTATCAGCTCATTTGGTGTTGCTGGTGTTGGTGGTGGGGCAACTTTTGCCGCAATTATCGTTCTCTCTTCTATGGGAATGCCAGTCGCATTAGCTGGGCTGTTAATTTCAATCGAAGCATTTATCGATATGGGACGTACAGCTTTAAATGTTAATGGAAGTATGGTTTCCGGAACATTAACATCACGTATATTAAAGAATTTAAACCTGAAAACATTTAATGACAAAAATGCAATTGAAGAAAATACATCACTTTAA
- a CDS encoding ABC transporter ATP-binding protein: MSKRKSCISIQHVYKKFGKHVVLKDINLEIEKGEIFGLLGPSGAGKSTLVKELAGLDIPTSGDNYIFEEKMPTLKLMERIGYMAQSDALYEDLSANENLQFFASLYGLKGKKKKERIKEVMQLVDLSDHLNKLVSNYSGGMKRRLSLAIALLHEPEILILDEPTVGIDPVLRKSIWDAFYDLNKKGTTIIVTTHVMDEAEKCDRLGLMRDGAMIAVGTPESLRNETNTETIEQAFLVYGGATS; encoded by the coding sequence ATGAGTAAACGAAAATCATGTATTTCGATTCAACATGTGTATAAGAAGTTTGGTAAGCATGTGGTGTTAAAGGATATCAATCTTGAAATTGAAAAAGGTGAGATTTTTGGACTTTTAGGTCCGTCTGGTGCTGGAAAATCAACTTTAGTAAAAGAATTAGCTGGACTGGATATTCCAACGTCAGGGGATAATTATATCTTTGAAGAAAAAATGCCAACCCTCAAATTAATGGAGCGAATTGGGTATATGGCTCAATCGGACGCGCTTTACGAAGACCTGTCAGCAAATGAAAATTTACAGTTCTTTGCAAGCTTATATGGGTTAAAAGGCAAAAAGAAAAAGGAAAGAATTAAGGAAGTGATGCAGCTTGTTGACTTATCAGATCATTTAAATAAGCTCGTATCCAATTATTCTGGTGGAATGAAAAGAAGGCTGTCACTGGCGATTGCACTTCTTCATGAGCCAGAAATTCTTATTCTGGATGAGCCAACAGTAGGAATTGATCCTGTTTTACGAAAGAGTATTTGGGATGCTTTTTATGACTTGAATAAGAAAGGGACAACAATAATCGTTACAACCCATGTGATGGATGAAGCGGAAAAATGTGACCGGCTGGGACTTATGCGAGATGGAGCAATGATTGCTGTCGGCACGCCAGAATCATTGCGAAATGAGACAAATACAGAAACGATAGAACAAGCATTTCTTGTTTATGGAGGTGCGACATCATGA
- the thiW gene encoding energy coupling factor transporter S component ThiW: protein MNRTRLLTTMAVFIAIGTITAQLLWFPAGIARAYPVQHAINVMTAVTLGPGPAVVIAFMISLLRNMLGLGTLLAFPGAMVGAFLAGYLYKKSGKNALAAVGEGVGSGIFGALFAVPFASIFMGSSAGAFAFIPPFLVSSITGSLIGLFIVSRVASKRLIRH, encoded by the coding sequence ATGAATCGAACACGTTTATTAACTACCATGGCTGTATTTATTGCAATCGGCACGATTACTGCTCAATTGCTATGGTTTCCCGCTGGAATCGCTAGAGCCTATCCTGTTCAGCATGCAATTAATGTCATGACAGCAGTTACGCTCGGACCAGGACCAGCCGTCGTTATCGCTTTTATGATCAGCTTACTTCGCAATATGCTCGGGCTAGGTACATTATTAGCATTTCCAGGTGCAATGGTTGGTGCCTTTTTAGCAGGCTACCTTTATAAAAAATCCGGAAAAAATGCACTGGCTGCTGTTGGCGAAGGCGTTGGAAGCGGGATTTTCGGTGCACTTTTCGCTGTACCATTTGCTTCTATCTTTATGGGAAGCTCTGCCGGAGCATTTGCCTTTATCCCACCTTTTTTAGTTAGTAGTATTACTGGTTCCCTGATTGGCTTATTTATCGTTTCAAGAGTTGCAAGTAAACGTTTAATTCGTCATTAA
- the thiM gene encoding hydroxyethylthiazole kinase, with the protein MNSQIIKSVREKTPLIHHLTNQVVMNFTANGLLAFGGAPVMAKAEEEAEDMASIADGLLINIGTLTANDLDAMILAGKKANEKGIPVVLDPVGVAATTFRTAAVKQILKEVKPTAIKGNAGELAYLADIPWQTKGVESIGDGNAEEIAQRVAKAYETTAVVTGKTDIICTGESCILNHTGHPTLAKVTGAGCLLGSILTACLTTDDPIEEQALTAVQFYGLAASHAAASPSVNGSGTFVAPFIDALSLEVEQLEGK; encoded by the coding sequence ATGAATTCACAAATTATTAAAAGCGTACGGGAAAAGACACCACTCATTCATCATTTAACGAACCAAGTTGTGATGAATTTTACCGCAAATGGTCTATTAGCCTTTGGCGGCGCTCCCGTAATGGCAAAAGCCGAAGAGGAAGCAGAGGATATGGCTTCTATTGCGGATGGTCTTTTAATAAATATTGGTACCTTAACAGCAAACGATCTAGATGCAATGATACTTGCTGGTAAAAAGGCAAATGAAAAAGGAATTCCCGTTGTACTCGACCCAGTAGGTGTTGCTGCAACGACATTTCGGACAGCTGCTGTTAAACAAATTTTAAAAGAGGTAAAGCCTACTGCTATCAAAGGAAATGCAGGTGAATTAGCATATCTAGCCGATATCCCTTGGCAAACAAAAGGCGTAGAATCTATCGGAGATGGTAATGCAGAAGAAATTGCTCAGCGTGTAGCAAAGGCGTACGAAACGACTGCCGTTGTTACCGGTAAAACAGATATTATTTGTACTGGAGAGTCCTGTATCCTAAATCATACGGGGCACCCAACTTTAGCTAAAGTAACAGGAGCTGGTTGTTTGCTAGGCTCTATACTGACTGCCTGTTTAACAACCGATGACCCAATTGAAGAGCAAGCATTGACAGCTGTTCAATTTTACGGATTAGCCGCCTCCCATGCAGCCGCTAGTCCATCAGTAAATGGCTCAGGGACATTTGTTGCGCCATTCATCGATGCCCTTTCACTTGAAGTAGAACAACTGGAGGGAAAATAA
- the thiE gene encoding thiamine phosphate synthase codes for MLFLRKYFIMGSQNCNRDPAKILEAAAKAGITAFQFREKGPASLNGNAKLELGKQLRAICRQYEIPFIVNDDARLVELLDADGIHVGQDDQSVKELRLAFPTKIIGLSLSNMGEVERSPLDLVDYIGAGPIFPTTTKTDAKAAVGLEWIQTLRTQFPTLPIVGIGGINTKNASSVLQAGADGVSFISVVTQAEDIAGAVKTI; via the coding sequence ATGTTATTTTTACGAAAATATTTTATTATGGGCAGTCAAAACTGTAATCGTGACCCAGCAAAAATACTGGAAGCTGCAGCCAAAGCTGGAATCACAGCATTTCAATTCCGCGAAAAGGGACCTGCATCACTTAATGGTAATGCGAAACTGGAATTAGGCAAGCAGTTACGAGCCATTTGCAGACAGTACGAGATTCCGTTTATTGTAAACGATGATGCCCGGCTTGTTGAATTACTGGATGCGGACGGAATTCATGTTGGTCAGGACGATCAATCGGTAAAGGAGTTGCGTCTGGCTTTTCCAACTAAAATCATCGGACTCTCCCTTTCTAACATGGGTGAAGTTGAAAGAAGTCCACTAGATCTTGTCGATTATATTGGTGCAGGTCCAATTTTTCCCACAACAACCAAAACAGATGCAAAAGCGGCTGTTGGTTTGGAATGGATTCAGACATTACGCACCCAATTTCCAACGCTGCCAATTGTCGGTATTGGTGGGATCAATACGAAGAATGCGAGCTCTGTTCTGCAAGCTGGGGCAGATGGAGTTTCATTTATTTCTGTGGTTACACAGGCAGAGGATATTGCTGGAGCTGTGAAAACTATTTAG
- the thiD gene encoding bifunctional hydroxymethylpyrimidine kinase/phosphomethylpyrimidine kinase: MKQVACALTIAGTDPSGGAGIHADLKTFQELQSYGMSVITSVVAQNTTGVQAIHHVPLKIIEQQLDSVISDMPIHALKTGMIANQDMMEVIQKKIAALQVPYVMDPVMVATSGDALIEEEARDYLRKQLLPLTTLVTPNIPEAEFLIEEPIETTADMKQAAELLVKKFGVGAALIKGGHREGEAIDFLYDGSNIHSFSAERIDTKNTHGTGCTYAAAITAYLSKGLSLYDAVKNGKEFVTAAIKHSFDLGSGSGPTNHWAIRKEGAKHEFTNY, encoded by the coding sequence ATGAAACAAGTAGCATGTGCACTTACAATTGCCGGAACAGATCCAAGCGGTGGAGCAGGTATCCACGCTGATTTAAAAACATTCCAAGAGCTGCAAAGCTATGGAATGTCCGTTATTACCTCGGTTGTAGCCCAGAATACAACAGGTGTTCAAGCAATTCACCATGTACCACTTAAAATTATTGAACAGCAACTGGACTCCGTGATTTCCGATATGCCTATTCACGCACTAAAAACCGGAATGATCGCCAATCAAGATATGATGGAAGTTATCCAGAAAAAAATAGCAGCCCTTCAAGTTCCATATGTCATGGACCCTGTTATGGTTGCGACGAGTGGAGATGCTTTAATAGAAGAAGAGGCACGTGATTATTTACGCAAGCAGCTTTTACCACTCACCACACTTGTAACTCCAAATATTCCAGAAGCGGAATTTCTAATTGAAGAACCGATTGAAACAACAGCTGATATGAAACAGGCCGCAGAGCTGCTTGTTAAGAAATTCGGTGTTGGCGCTGCCCTAATCAAAGGCGGGCACAGAGAAGGCGAAGCAATTGATTTCCTGTATGACGGCTCAAACATACACAGCTTCTCAGCAGAGCGAATTGATACAAAAAACACGCATGGAACTGGCTGTACGTATGCAGCTGCAATTACTGCCTATTTAAGTAAAGGATTATCTTTGTATGACGCTGTTAAAAATGGAAAGGAATTTGTCACTGCGGCAATTAAGCATTCCTTCGATCTTGGATCTGGAAGTGGTCCAACAAACCATTGGGCAATACGGAAAGAAGGTGCTAAACATGAATTCACAAATTATTAA
- a CDS encoding MDR family MFS transporter: protein MADHNNQQEKYEYLADNPNVKVMPIMLSLIIGAFFAILNETLLNIALTTLMAEFGVTLTTVQWMATGFMLVMGIIIPASAVLMQWFTTRQLFLSTMIIFTIGSTISALAPNFPILLVGRLIQAVGTGLLMPIIFNVFLLIFPPHRRGKVMGLVGLVIMFAPAIGPTLSGVIVEYLGWRFLFISVIPFALFSIAFASKYLVNVSEVTKPKIDIISLVFSTIGFGAIVYGFSSAGESEAGFLDPKVYTVIIIGFIAAALFTWRQLKLEEPLIDLRVFRYPMYTHGILMFLIIIMAMFASEIILPIYMQGPLALTAASAGLVLLPGSILNGAMSPVMGGLFDKFGPRVLMIPATLVLCGTMFMMSRLDLNTPVWVIIVGYILLMLSVSAIMMPAETNGLNQLPKHLYPHGTAVMTTLQPVAGAIGVSVFISIMNARQNGFLQNVSNPANPDTIREAMVAGVELVYFIAFAISIIAVIMAFFVYRAAPKESEEEPVKEN from the coding sequence ATGGCGGATCACAACAATCAACAAGAAAAATATGAATATCTTGCTGATAATCCTAATGTGAAGGTTATGCCAATTATGCTTTCGTTAATTATTGGAGCTTTCTTTGCAATATTAAATGAAACTTTATTAAATATAGCGTTAACAACATTGATGGCTGAATTTGGTGTAACCCTAACAACTGTGCAGTGGATGGCAACAGGATTTATGCTAGTTATGGGAATTATTATTCCTGCATCAGCTGTATTAATGCAATGGTTTACAACACGTCAGCTATTTTTAAGTACAATGATCATTTTTACAATCGGAAGCACAATAAGCGCGCTTGCTCCGAACTTTCCAATATTGCTTGTAGGACGACTGATTCAAGCAGTTGGTACAGGACTCTTGATGCCGATTATATTTAATGTGTTCCTGTTAATTTTCCCGCCGCACCGAAGAGGGAAGGTGATGGGACTAGTTGGTCTAGTAATCATGTTTGCACCGGCAATTGGACCAACCTTATCTGGAGTAATTGTTGAATATTTGGGATGGCGGTTTTTATTTATTTCCGTAATTCCTTTTGCGCTTTTTTCGATTGCATTTGCATCTAAATACTTGGTGAATGTATCGGAAGTGACAAAGCCGAAAATAGATATCATATCTCTTGTATTTTCAACAATCGGATTCGGCGCAATCGTCTATGGGTTTAGTTCCGCTGGGGAAAGTGAAGCTGGTTTTTTAGATCCTAAAGTATATACAGTGATTATAATTGGCTTTATTGCAGCGGCACTGTTTACTTGGAGACAATTGAAGCTGGAAGAGCCATTGATTGATTTGCGTGTATTTCGTTATCCAATGTATACGCATGGGATATTAATGTTCTTAATCATTATTATGGCTATGTTTGCTTCAGAGATTATTTTACCAATTTACATGCAAGGCCCCCTAGCGTTAACAGCTGCTTCAGCAGGGTTAGTTCTTCTTCCAGGCAGTATTCTGAATGGTGCAATGTCACCAGTGATGGGTGGACTTTTCGATAAATTTGGTCCGCGTGTATTAATGATTCCGGCAACACTTGTTTTATGTGGAACAATGTTTATGATGAGCAGATTAGATTTAAACACACCTGTATGGGTAATTATTGTCGGTTACATATTACTTATGTTATCTGTTTCTGCAATAATGATGCCTGCTGAGACAAATGGGCTAAACCAGCTTCCAAAGCACTTATACCCACACGGTACTGCAGTAATGACAACATTGCAGCCTGTTGCAGGTGCAATTGGGGTATCTGTTTTTATCAGCATTATGAATGCAAGACAAAATGGTTTCTTGCAAAATGTAAGCAATCCTGCAAATCCTGATACAATCAGAGAAGCAATGGTAGCTGGTGTAGAGCTTGTTTATTTTATTGCTTTTGCAATATCCATTATTGCTGTAATCATGGCATTTTTCGTTTATCGTGCTGCCCCGAAGGAATCGGAAGAGGAGCCAGTTAAAGAGAATTAA
- a CDS encoding response regulator transcription factor — MLIDLMMPEMDGFTLCEQIRLESDIPLLIDSAKSEDESKIRGLGLGADDCLTKPFSLKELAARVHSHLRRYQRYTNKHYNEQVFHYKHGLGVDFLMKLYF; from the coding sequence GTGCTTATTGATCTTATGATGCCAGAGATGGATGGTTTTACATTATGTGAACAGATTCGATTAGAAAGTGATATACCATTATTAATTGATAGTGCTAAAAGTGAGGATGAAAGCAAGATACGAGGATTAGGTCTTGGTGCGGATGATTGTCTAACAAAGCCGTTCAGCCTGAAAGAATTGGCTGCTCGGGTACATTCTCACCTAAGAAGATACCAGCGCTATACAAATAAACATTATAATGAGCAAGTCTTTCATTATAAACATGGGCTGGGCGTTGATTTTTTAATGAAGCTGTATTTTTAG
- a CDS encoding ABC transporter permease has translation MRVIALTKRILQQLIRDKRTLGLLIFAPILVLTMLHLVFNGDDYVPKVGLVEIPEAIVDQIDATDAEVTIYTNENDAQQAVHSEEIDGYILLDDATTPAVFLEGSDPSVNSATLRWIQSAFDSLKQSEGDAQHEIDYLYGSSDMGSFDYFGPVLLGFFVFFFVFIIAGVSFIRERTTGTLERLLSTPLRKWEIVMGYVLGFGIFTIIQSAIIAWYAIYVLDMMMVGAFIYVLLITLSLALTALTLGILISSFANNELQMIQFIPIVVIPQIFFSGLFNLETISDWLSWVGPFTPLYYAADALRDVMVRGHGWNEIYLNLIILFGFSLLFMLLNGLTLRKYRKI, from the coding sequence ATGAGAGTAATTGCATTAACGAAAAGGATTTTACAGCAGCTCATACGGGATAAGCGGACATTGGGATTGCTTATCTTTGCGCCGATTTTAGTCCTGACTATGCTTCACTTGGTTTTTAATGGAGATGACTATGTACCGAAAGTGGGATTAGTAGAAATTCCTGAAGCTATTGTTGACCAAATTGATGCGACAGATGCTGAAGTAACCATATACACGAATGAAAATGATGCGCAGCAAGCTGTCCACTCTGAGGAAATTGATGGTTATATTTTACTTGATGATGCCACTACTCCAGCTGTCTTTCTTGAAGGTAGTGACCCAAGTGTGAATAGTGCAACATTGAGATGGATCCAATCAGCATTTGATTCACTGAAGCAGAGTGAAGGTGATGCACAACATGAAATTGATTATTTATACGGCTCAAGTGATATGGGTTCATTCGATTATTTTGGCCCAGTACTGCTCGGATTTTTTGTGTTTTTCTTTGTCTTTATTATTGCTGGCGTTTCGTTTATTCGGGAGCGGACAACAGGTACGCTGGAGCGGCTGCTATCTACACCATTGCGTAAATGGGAGATTGTAATGGGGTATGTTCTTGGATTTGGAATCTTCACGATTATTCAATCAGCAATTATTGCATGGTATGCTATTTATGTACTGGATATGATGATGGTAGGAGCATTTATTTATGTGCTTTTAATTACATTATCACTTGCACTCACAGCACTAACATTAGGGATACTCATTTCTTCATTTGCGAACAATGAATTGCAAATGATTCAATTTATTCCGATTGTTGTTATTCCGCAAATATTCTTTTCCGGTCTTTTTAATTTAGAAACAATTTCCGATTGGCTAAGCTGGGTTGGTCCGTTTACACCCCTTTATTATGCAGCAGATGCTCTGCGGGACGTTATGGTGAGGGGACATGGCTGGAATGAAATATATTTAAATTTAATTATTCTGTTTGGCTTTTCACTGCTATTTATGCTATTAAATGGCTTGACGCTCCGTAAGTATCGAAAAATATAA
- a CDS encoding TetR/AcrR family transcriptional regulator yields the protein MTNSETKLTKKQIAILEAATELFAEKGYAGTSTSEIANKAEVAEGTIFKHFKSKKGLLLSIVSPMMVRLIAPMVKKDMNKVLDQDFERFQDFIRAMIENRKEFIKKNLPLLRILIQEIPFHPELKEQFIEYIGKDIFGKLRNIVEHYQAKGQLIKTHPDTIIRIVASSIFSYIIARYVIIPEGDWNDEEEVDRIIQVLENGIVPRE from the coding sequence ATGACAAATAGTGAAACGAAATTAACTAAAAAACAAATAGCGATATTAGAGGCAGCAACAGAGTTATTCGCAGAAAAAGGCTATGCAGGTACTTCCACGAGTGAAATCGCTAATAAAGCAGAAGTTGCAGAGGGGACAATTTTTAAACACTTTAAATCGAAAAAGGGGCTTTTGTTATCGATTGTTTCACCGATGATGGTGAGGCTGATTGCTCCAATGGTAAAAAAAGATATGAACAAGGTTCTTGATCAGGATTTTGAACGTTTTCAAGACTTTATTCGAGCAATGATTGAGAATAGAAAAGAATTTATTAAAAAAAACCTGCCCCTTTTACGGATACTGATTCAGGAAATTCCTTTTCATCCAGAGTTAAAGGAGCAGTTTATTGAGTATATCGGCAAAGATATTTTTGGTAAACTCAGAAACATTGTTGAACATTACCAGGCTAAGGGCCAGCTTATAAAAACCCATCCCGATACAATCATTCGAATCGTTGCCTCGTCTATTTTTTCTTATATTATCGCACGATACGTTATTATTCCTGAGGGAGATTGGAACGATGAGGAAGAGGTTGATCGAATAATTCAAGTTCTGGAAAATGGGATTGTGCCAAGGGAATAG